In Acaryochloris sp. CCMEE 5410, the following proteins share a genomic window:
- a CDS encoding cation:proton antiporter produces the protein MQSIPLPWGVSPLLENKLPLLLASASGAEGETYAKGVALAATLTLIIVYVSAQLFGELAIRIGLPAVLGELIAGLVIGISGLHVLMLNEGTQVADWMVAAVSWIAGSSTASTRQIFDGPVQILFDDYAQNGVGILLFKIGLEADLKELIRVGSQATSVAISGVILPFALGFWGLSAIFHLETIPAMFGAAALTATSIGITSRIMQDMGVLNTREGQIILGAAVLDDILGIAILAVAVGIADHGTIDIAGVLGTVVSAVLFVATAITLNRSFGPVYINFLSRFGNPYSILIGAITFLVFMAAVAEAIGLESILGCFVAGIVLGNTSATKELEKACDPLVALFATIFFVTIGAKTDLTVLNLSNPSSQVGLSIALFLILVAIATKMAAGYVVFTPYKVNRLAIGTGMVPRGEVGLVFAGLGASTGALSASVNVAIVLMVMGTTFVAPPMLRWAFAREVTVSS, from the coding sequence TTGCAGTCAATACCATTGCCCTGGGGAGTATCCCCACTGCTTGAGAATAAGCTACCACTGCTCCTTGCCTCTGCTAGTGGCGCTGAGGGTGAAACCTACGCCAAGGGAGTAGCCTTAGCGGCAACGCTAACCCTGATCATTGTGTACGTTTCAGCACAACTCTTTGGTGAATTAGCCATTCGCATTGGTCTTCCAGCTGTCTTAGGGGAGCTGATTGCCGGACTAGTCATTGGCATATCTGGACTGCATGTGCTGATGTTGAATGAGGGAACCCAGGTTGCCGACTGGATGGTAGCTGCTGTTAGCTGGATTGCGGGGAGTAGCACCGCCAGTACTCGGCAGATTTTTGATGGCCCTGTGCAGATCTTATTTGATGATTATGCTCAGAACGGTGTAGGAATATTGCTCTTCAAAATAGGTCTAGAAGCTGATCTCAAAGAACTGATTCGGGTGGGTTCCCAGGCGACATCAGTGGCCATTTCGGGGGTGATTCTACCCTTTGCTTTAGGATTTTGGGGCCTGTCTGCAATCTTTCACTTAGAGACCATTCCCGCCATGTTTGGGGCAGCAGCACTGACTGCCACTAGCATTGGCATCACTTCTCGGATCATGCAGGACATGGGCGTTCTCAATACTCGGGAAGGGCAAATCATTTTGGGAGCGGCAGTCCTAGATGACATTTTAGGGATTGCTATTTTGGCGGTGGCTGTTGGTATTGCGGACCACGGGACTATAGATATAGCTGGTGTATTGGGTACGGTGGTAAGTGCTGTACTGTTCGTTGCTACTGCAATTACCCTGAACCGTTCTTTTGGCCCCGTCTATATTAACTTCCTCAGTCGGTTTGGTAATCCTTACAGCATATTGATCGGGGCAATTACCTTTTTAGTCTTCATGGCTGCAGTCGCTGAGGCCATTGGGTTAGAGTCCATTCTAGGGTGTTTCGTAGCAGGCATTGTCCTGGGGAATACCTCTGCTACTAAGGAATTAGAGAAGGCTTGCGATCCATTAGTGGCCTTATTTGCCACTATCTTTTTTGTCACTATTGGTGCCAAGACCGATTTGACGGTGCTCAATCTATCGAACCCAAGCAGTCAGGTTGGATTAAGTATTGCCCTCTTTCTGATTTTGGTTGCGATCGCAACCAAAATGGCGGCGGGTTACGTTGTCTTCACCCCATATAAAGTGAACCGCTTAGCGATTGGGACAGGCATGGTTCCCCGTGGTGAGGTGGGTCTAGTGTTTGCCGGGCTAGGAGCCTCGACAGGTGCCCTATCAGCCTCAGTCAACGTAGCCATCGTGCTGATGGTGATGGGCACCACCTTTGTCGCTCCACCCATGCTCCGCTGGGCATTTGCTAGAGAGGTGACAGTATCAAGTTGA
- a CDS encoding efflux RND transporter permease subunit — protein sequence MQTHERRSQNSQQDFDSTVNGHPSSELEQASPLARFFFTRQIFGILLCFLLIMGGLMGYVSMVKESDPDIKIARAMITTPWPGTDAETIENRVTDKIEKEIKTLQGIKDVDSATFNSYSIIDVEFRAEAPVAGSIQELRGKVDDAIPELPSESEGREQPDFEQVSQQDAPILTVGLFGPNLDTATLSRTAEDLKDVLESVKNLREVNLSGSRDEVIHIQLIPNRLTTLGISSTQVRDAIQGSNRDASWDRVRDDAIGAQVRMFGRFRTLADLKALPVARLTDNRIVRLDEVADVRRDLERESNRAALSWEGDSFQPTILMEIVKVAGSDSIQVVNGALQALEEARQDPKLWPSGMEYRVLSNDADAINNELSNLFSNVGQASFFVFIILLFALTWREALIAGLAIPLTFIGATFFLWLGGQTLNSMVLIGMILALGLLVDVFILMLEGLHEGIFVQGLGFSEAALQTVKTYAGPAFAGQLTTILALAPLMAISGTMGKFVRLIPVSAITCLVLSYVLALLVVVPLAKFLLGNAKGIGKKTFIDRLTETASARFAKWSLGMTVPNKSMARLWSLGAIGLFVFSCVLFTALPSNLFPQNDGTKLSINVELAPSATLARSKEVADQLGEILQHYSDLDGQRVFKSIVKLVGRRSGLVASGELKPSDADYFVGFSGIFVDREQRQHDSFAYARDLRQELDDKVLRNYPGSTLAVQYERPGGGEDPIQVAISGDDMQTLREISVQVQEVLREIPGTMDVRDNLGNLREDYKLIPKREALDFYGLSPQDTASQGRILMIDDDIGDFPVGSGEEDLEIRLSTLWPSRQGEVGGPSRQDEFQTIRFVTPEGKTVPADAVLEPSPGAVPLSITHRKSQRTVTVLAKNIPGIGVYDADILAELTPRLNQMQATWPQGYQYSFGGDAETSGETFGSAGQMLVVAIFLVFAVLVLQFGSYTQPLIIILTIPFALTGTFIGFFCLNIPFSFPAAIGVISLTGIVVNNAIVMVDTMNERRKAGMDVRHAAAYGASDRLRPILTTSLTTVIGLFPLALSEAKWFPLCMAIIFGLVAATLIALLVVPGLYLQLTPKNILLKD from the coding sequence ATGCAAACGCATGAGCGCCGAAGCCAAAATTCCCAGCAAGATTTTGATAGTACTGTGAACGGCCATCCATCATCTGAGCTGGAGCAAGCTTCTCCCCTCGCCCGCTTCTTTTTTACCCGACAGATCTTTGGCATCCTCCTTTGTTTTCTCCTAATTATGGGAGGGTTAATGGGCTATGTTTCCATGGTCAAAGAATCAGATCCTGATATCAAAATTGCCCGCGCCATGATTACCACCCCTTGGCCTGGCACAGATGCAGAAACGATTGAAAATCGGGTGACTGACAAAATTGAAAAAGAGATTAAGACCTTACAGGGCATTAAAGATGTTGATAGTGCCACCTTCAACTCCTATTCCATCATTGATGTCGAATTTCGGGCCGAAGCTCCAGTTGCCGGATCGATTCAGGAGCTACGCGGAAAAGTTGATGATGCCATCCCCGAACTCCCCTCAGAGTCAGAAGGTCGAGAGCAACCCGATTTTGAGCAGGTCTCGCAACAAGATGCACCTATCCTGACCGTAGGACTATTTGGTCCTAACCTCGATACCGCCACCTTAAGTCGAACCGCAGAAGACTTAAAAGACGTTCTAGAATCCGTCAAAAATCTGAGGGAAGTAAATCTCTCTGGTAGTCGTGACGAAGTTATTCATATCCAGCTCATTCCTAACCGCCTGACCACCCTAGGCATTTCTTCCACCCAGGTTAGAGATGCCATTCAAGGGAGCAATAGGGATGCTTCTTGGGACCGAGTTCGAGATGATGCCATTGGTGCCCAGGTCCGCATGTTTGGGCGATTCCGCACACTGGCCGATCTCAAAGCCCTGCCTGTTGCCCGCTTAACCGATAATCGCATTGTCCGATTAGACGAAGTGGCAGATGTTCGCCGGGATTTAGAGCGAGAGAGCAACCGGGCTGCCCTGAGTTGGGAAGGCGACTCTTTTCAACCGACGATCTTGATGGAAATCGTCAAGGTGGCAGGCAGTGATTCTATTCAAGTCGTCAACGGCGCTCTCCAAGCGCTAGAGGAAGCTCGTCAAGATCCTAAGCTTTGGCCCAGTGGTATGGAGTATCGTGTGCTCAGTAATGATGCTGACGCTATTAATAATGAGCTGTCCAACTTATTCTCCAACGTGGGTCAAGCGTCTTTCTTTGTTTTTATTATCCTGCTCTTTGCCTTAACCTGGCGCGAAGCTTTAATTGCGGGTTTGGCGATTCCACTCACTTTCATTGGGGCGACTTTTTTCTTGTGGCTCGGCGGTCAAACCCTAAACTCTATGGTCCTGATCGGGATGATCTTGGCGTTAGGACTCTTGGTGGATGTCTTTATCCTGATGCTAGAAGGGTTACATGAAGGGATCTTTGTTCAGGGCTTAGGTTTCTCTGAAGCAGCCTTGCAGACGGTAAAAACATATGCTGGGCCAGCTTTCGCGGGGCAATTGACCACTATCTTAGCCCTCGCCCCCCTAATGGCGATTTCAGGGACGATGGGAAAATTTGTTCGCTTGATTCCCGTGAGTGCGATTACCTGTCTAGTTTTGAGCTATGTCCTCGCTTTACTGGTAGTGGTCCCCCTCGCAAAATTTTTGCTCGGCAATGCTAAAGGCATTGGCAAGAAAACCTTTATAGATCGCCTTACAGAGACTGCTTCTGCCCGATTCGCTAAATGGAGTTTAGGGATGACGGTGCCCAATAAGTCTATGGCCCGTCTCTGGTCTCTAGGCGCTATTGGATTATTCGTCTTTTCCTGTGTGTTGTTTACAGCACTCCCCTCTAACTTATTCCCGCAAAATGATGGGACGAAACTCAGTATCAATGTCGAGTTAGCCCCTAGTGCTACCCTGGCGCGGTCTAAGGAAGTCGCCGATCAGCTGGGAGAGATTCTGCAACATTACAGTGATCTTGATGGGCAACGGGTGTTTAAAAGCATCGTCAAATTGGTGGGAAGACGCAGCGGTCTGGTGGCTTCTGGTGAGCTGAAGCCTAGCGATGCAGATTATTTTGTCGGCTTCTCCGGGATATTTGTCGATCGCGAGCAACGTCAGCATGACTCTTTTGCATACGCTCGTGACCTGCGCCAGGAACTGGACGATAAGGTTCTCCGCAATTATCCAGGATCGACCCTAGCAGTTCAGTATGAGCGACCTGGGGGCGGCGAAGACCCCATTCAGGTTGCGATTAGTGGTGATGACATGCAAACGCTCCGAGAGATTTCGGTGCAGGTGCAGGAAGTCCTGCGCGAAATTCCGGGCACGATGGATGTCCGCGATAATCTCGGTAACCTCCGGGAAGATTACAAGCTGATTCCCAAACGGGAAGCTCTAGATTTTTATGGCCTCAGTCCACAGGATACGGCTTCTCAAGGTCGCATCCTGATGATCGACGATGACATCGGTGATTTCCCCGTTGGCAGCGGTGAAGAAGATCTAGAAATTCGCCTCAGTACCCTCTGGCCGTCGCGACAGGGGGAGGTGGGTGGCCCCTCTCGCCAGGACGAGTTTCAAACAATTCGGTTTGTCACCCCTGAGGGTAAAACAGTCCCCGCCGATGCAGTCCTTGAACCCTCACCCGGCGCGGTCCCACTCTCAATTACCCATCGCAAGAGCCAGCGAACAGTGACGGTCTTAGCCAAAAACATACCAGGGATTGGCGTATATGATGCCGATATCTTGGCAGAGTTGACGCCAAGGCTCAATCAGATGCAGGCTACTTGGCCTCAAGGCTATCAATATAGTTTCGGGGGCGATGCTGAAACCAGCGGTGAAACCTTTGGTTCTGCAGGTCAAATGTTGGTGGTGGCGATCTTTTTGGTCTTTGCAGTTTTAGTCCTCCAGTTTGGATCCTATACTCAACCTTTGATCATCATTCTCACCATTCCTTTTGCATTGACGGGCACCTTTATTGGCTTTTTCTGTTTGAACATACCGTTCTCGTTCCCCGCAGCCATCGGGGTGATTTCCCTGACCGGAATTGTGGTCAACAATGCCATTGTCATGGTGGACACCATGAATGAACGGCGTAAAGCAGGGATGGATGTGCGTCATGCGGCTGCATATGGGGCGAGCGATCGCCTTCGTCCGATCTTGACAACTTCGCTCACTACTGTGATTGGGCTATTCCCGTTGGCTTTAAGTGAGGCGAAATGGTTCCCGCTGTGTATGGCAATTATTTTTGGCCTTGTTGCAGCGACTTTGATTGCATTGC
- a CDS encoding TetR/AcrR family transcriptional regulator, translated as MVKKVEQIPGMRRQPKQARSRERVNRILDVAEEMFIAEGCNTVTTNAIAAKAEIPIGSLYQFFPDKAAILQALAARYTTLLNQQFLAIDPNAESLSLSDVLALVIDTNDQFFADYPGYQAIYMEMQGTVPELVAIEEAADVELIDATASFLSQRSPGLDADHYQVIAMVIVKSIGTFLWLSRSQPPDRRQQLLDETKRLVQAYALSYWPE; from the coding sequence ATGGTCAAAAAGGTAGAACAAATACCAGGAATGCGTCGCCAGCCTAAGCAAGCCCGTAGTCGAGAGCGGGTGAATAGGATTTTGGATGTTGCGGAAGAAATGTTTATTGCTGAGGGCTGCAATACGGTTACGACGAATGCGATCGCAGCCAAAGCCGAAATTCCGATTGGCTCCCTTTACCAGTTTTTCCCTGATAAAGCCGCGATTCTTCAAGCTCTAGCGGCCCGTTATACAACCCTGCTCAACCAGCAATTTCTGGCGATAGACCCCAACGCCGAATCACTCTCTTTATCGGATGTTTTGGCGCTGGTGATTGATACCAACGATCAATTTTTTGCAGATTATCCTGGCTATCAGGCCATCTATATGGAGATGCAAGGAACTGTACCAGAACTAGTGGCGATTGAAGAGGCGGCTGATGTAGAGCTCATTGATGCAACGGCCAGCTTTCTGTCTCAACGTTCTCCTGGGTTGGATGCAGATCACTATCAGGTGATCGCTATGGTCATCGTTAAAAGTATTGGCACGTTTTTGTGGTTGTCTCGAAGCCAACCCCCAGACCGCCGACAGCAGTTGCTAGACGAGACGAAACGATTAGTGCAGGCTTATGCGCTCAGTTACTGGCCTGAATAA
- a CDS encoding efflux RND transporter periplasmic adaptor subunit, translating to MTSESSTQLELDIQSSDTEYFPPPQPEKSSKKSLWPIVTLVMLVVAGLFGWQTYSSTRNSPSPIEQDKKSEATLPVRAVHTKVAPIKRWVTSPDGDVRVERYKQLIFEANGEVTYLAQMDGRYLREGDFVRKGQLLATIDDREYRSNIRAAKADLEVAQRTERQAIASLRQAEANLQQAKADLDLAKLEAKRRQQLFTQGVIPATERDTFNNKVVQAEVGVKVAQENVKSAKDQIVVSRASFEANQAKLLNTNIAREDTQLVSPINGIVAYLNIREGEYWNSARVQSATTYQGTVESVPIVVVDPSSFEVAMEMPATEGNLIRPGQPAYIALDEDISQAFVKGNSESNLVKIAKARGTVFSVTPAVTPGGRAVQVRIRINDGRKNLRIGARVQTWIATQTKSQAITLPFGAVTTRDRKSYVFVVNEETGRVEQRPVVLDIEGLDSISIASGLKPGELVVTEGSNRLVHNSPVEVVSANTPL from the coding sequence ATGACATCAGAGTCCTCCACCCAATTAGAACTCGATATCCAGTCCTCTGATACTGAATATTTCCCACCACCGCAACCAGAAAAATCTAGCAAGAAGTCGCTGTGGCCTATAGTCACTTTGGTGATGCTCGTAGTGGCTGGGCTATTCGGGTGGCAAACCTACAGCTCAACACGCAATTCACCTAGCCCTATTGAGCAGGACAAAAAATCTGAAGCCACTTTACCAGTACGGGCAGTCCATACCAAAGTCGCTCCCATTAAACGCTGGGTCACTAGCCCTGATGGAGATGTGCGCGTCGAGCGCTATAAACAGCTTATCTTTGAAGCAAATGGTGAGGTAACTTACCTCGCCCAGATGGACGGTCGTTATCTACGTGAAGGCGATTTTGTTCGAAAAGGGCAACTCCTGGCCACCATTGATGATCGGGAGTATCGCTCCAACATTCGGGCTGCCAAAGCCGATCTAGAAGTCGCGCAACGGACTGAAAGACAAGCGATCGCAAGTCTCCGCCAGGCAGAGGCGAATCTACAGCAGGCCAAAGCCGATCTAGACCTAGCCAAACTTGAAGCCAAACGTCGTCAACAGCTCTTTACTCAAGGCGTGATTCCAGCCACCGAGCGCGACACATTCAACAACAAAGTTGTCCAGGCTGAAGTGGGGGTCAAAGTCGCCCAAGAAAACGTCAAATCGGCGAAGGATCAAATCGTTGTGTCCCGAGCTAGTTTTGAGGCCAATCAGGCAAAGCTGCTCAACACCAACATTGCCAGAGAAGATACTCAACTCGTGTCACCCATCAACGGGATTGTCGCCTACTTGAATATTCGAGAAGGTGAATATTGGAATTCTGCGCGAGTGCAGTCAGCCACAACCTACCAAGGTACTGTGGAGTCTGTCCCCATTGTGGTTGTAGACCCCAGTAGCTTTGAAGTTGCGATGGAAATGCCCGCTACAGAAGGCAATCTCATTCGTCCCGGACAGCCTGCCTATATTGCTCTAGATGAAGATATCAGTCAGGCTTTTGTCAAAGGCAACAGCGAGAGCAACTTAGTTAAGATTGCCAAGGCCAGAGGCACCGTTTTCTCTGTTACCCCTGCTGTAACGCCGGGAGGGAGAGCGGTTCAGGTACGCATCAGAATCAACGATGGCCGAAAAAATTTACGGATTGGAGCGCGAGTGCAAACGTGGATCGCGACCCAAACCAAGTCCCAGGCAATCACGCTTCCTTTTGGCGCGGTGACGACTCGCGATCGCAAATCCTATGTCTTTGTCGTCAATGAAGAAACTGGGCGAGTCGAACAACGCCCGGTCGTCCTCGATATTGAAGGTTTAGATAGCATTTCCATTGCCAGTGGGCTGAAACCTGGAGAGCTAGTGGTCACTGAAGGCAGTAACCGTCTTGTTCACAATTCCCCCGTTGAAGTTGTGAGTGCGAATACCCCGCTTTAG
- a CDS encoding Crp/Fnr family transcriptional regulator, which produces MIAITELSPELLQCVIARDLTAGQILFQQGDPAKYVFWVESGRLKLVSFTEQQMINFYTVGAGESFAETALNTETYSCTVMAEQPSRVLAIPKHDFLEALQQSSNLCKRYVCHLTQRFEAVKQLLELRSIRSARDRLLHYLTQQCQPGQSTIPLTTSLKVLATNLGLSPEVLSRTFSQLESEQILSRKKGSVTLLAEWLSS; this is translated from the coding sequence ATGATTGCCATTACAGAGCTATCACCAGAGCTGCTGCAGTGCGTCATTGCGCGGGACTTAACGGCAGGGCAGATTCTTTTCCAGCAAGGTGACCCTGCCAAATATGTGTTCTGGGTGGAATCGGGGCGATTGAAGTTAGTCAGCTTCACTGAGCAACAGATGATTAACTTTTACACCGTAGGAGCGGGCGAAAGTTTTGCCGAAACAGCTTTAAATACTGAAACTTATAGCTGTACCGTCATGGCAGAACAGCCATCTCGCGTGTTGGCTATTCCCAAGCATGATTTTTTAGAGGCATTGCAACAATCATCCAATCTGTGTAAGCGATATGTGTGTCACTTAACCCAACGGTTTGAAGCAGTTAAGCAGCTACTTGAACTGAGAAGTATTCGCTCTGCTCGCGATCGCCTTCTACACTATCTCACTCAGCAATGCCAACCTGGCCAATCTACAATTCCGCTCACGACGTCTCTCAAGGTATTGGCAACCAACTTAGGTCTGTCCCCAGAAGTGCTATCCCGCACCTTCAGTCAGTTAGAGTCTGAGCAAATTCTAAGTCGCAAGAAAGGCTCCGTCACCCTTCTTGCAGAGTGGCTTAGCTCCTAA